A genomic window from Martelella lutilitoris includes:
- a CDS encoding TRAP transporter small permease → MAAYWPYFALILILVLLYLAERRHRALVTRLEENVLATLLAAITVISFAQVVMRYGFNSGWGGALELTRILFAWMILFGMSYGLKTGLHLGVDALIRTLPHRAFRVFALFGALAALLYAVILLSSDWLQIFGAHSKGGAVFYWHRFFKAGIGLDDLHYPMFMQEWFGMQDRVQRWIAYIILPVGLALLAYRSVEAFIQIWTGERELVIAGHEAEELVAENKDVLKD, encoded by the coding sequence ATGGCCGCCTACTGGCCTTACTTTGCTCTGATTTTGATCCTTGTTCTGCTTTATCTGGCCGAACGGCGCCATCGCGCCCTCGTCACCCGGCTGGAGGAAAACGTGCTGGCGACGCTGCTTGCGGCGATCACCGTGATCTCGTTTGCGCAGGTCGTCATGCGTTACGGCTTCAACAGCGGCTGGGGCGGCGCGCTCGAACTGACGCGCATCCTGTTTGCCTGGATGATCCTGTTCGGCATGAGCTATGGCCTGAAGACCGGCCTGCATCTCGGCGTCGATGCGCTGATCCGCACACTGCCGCACCGGGCCTTCCGTGTTTTCGCGCTTTTCGGGGCGCTTGCCGCGCTTCTTTACGCGGTCATCCTCTTGTCCTCCGACTGGCTGCAGATATTCGGCGCCCATTCCAAGGGCGGCGCTGTGTTCTACTGGCATCGCTTCTTCAAGGCGGGGATCGGGCTCGACGATTTGCACTACCCGATGTTCATGCAGGAGTGGTTCGGCATGCAGGACAGGGTCCAGCGCTGGATCGCCTACATCATCCTGCCCGTGGGACTGGCCCTTCTCGCCTACCGTTCAGTCGAGGCCTTTATCCAGATATGGACCGGCGAGCGCGAACTCGTCATCGCCGGCCATGAGGCTGAAGAGCTGGTGGCCGAAAACAAAGACGTGCTGAAGGATTAG
- a CDS encoding TRAP transporter large permease — translation MEIAILFLLVFGLLFAGAPVAISLGLSSVLFIAFFSRDSMSSVALQLFTASQNYTLLAIPFFVLASAFMSTGGVAQRLVRFAIASVGHFRGGLAMASVLSCMLFAALSGSSPATVVAIGTIAIAGMRQVGYSKEFAAGIIANAGTLGILIPPSIVMVVYAAATDVSVGRMFLAGIIPGLIAGFMLMAAIYVMARIRKLPAEPWKGFLEIVEAGKDAGWGLFLIVIILGGIYGGVFTPTEAAAVAAVYAFLVSIYIYRDMGPLKGMRWIEETDSRRTRTGFLASVYGVSFLLVFLILAFFATDGIEAAWASLTSRVIAGVVLAIGVVIAYTLWRGENARASQVPAYLLAGVPIWYRNLKANILRTPFCLSHPDTRQTTVSAAKTTVMLMFIIVNALLFAHVLTAERIPQAITSVMIDAGFNWFTFLIAVNVLLLIGGQFMEPSGLLLIVAPVVFPIAMELGVDPIHLGIIMVVNMEIGMITPPIGLNLFVTSGITGMSLIKVVKAAAPFVAVLFVFLILVTYVPSISTALPYWLMGPEIVTR, via the coding sequence ATGGAAATCGCCATTCTGTTTCTGCTGGTCTTCGGCCTTCTGTTTGCCGGCGCGCCGGTTGCCATTTCGCTCGGCCTGTCATCGGTTCTGTTCATCGCGTTTTTCTCGCGCGATTCCATGTCCTCGGTGGCGCTGCAGCTGTTCACCGCCTCACAGAACTATACGCTTCTGGCCATCCCCTTTTTCGTGCTCGCCTCCGCCTTCATGTCAACCGGCGGGGTAGCGCAGCGGCTGGTGCGGTTTGCAATAGCCAGCGTCGGCCATTTTCGCGGCGGTCTCGCCATGGCCTCGGTGCTGTCGTGCATGCTGTTTGCGGCGCTTTCCGGGTCTTCGCCGGCAACCGTCGTCGCCATCGGCACGATCGCCATCGCCGGCATGCGGCAGGTCGGCTATTCGAAGGAATTTGCCGCTGGCATCATCGCCAACGCCGGCACGCTCGGCATTCTCATCCCGCCATCGATCGTCATGGTGGTTTATGCGGCGGCGACCGATGTGTCCGTCGGGCGCATGTTCCTCGCGGGCATCATTCCGGGCCTGATCGCCGGCTTCATGCTGATGGCGGCGATCTATGTGATGGCGCGGATCAGGAAACTGCCCGCAGAACCCTGGAAGGGCTTTCTGGAGATCGTCGAAGCCGGAAAGGATGCGGGCTGGGGGCTGTTCCTGATCGTCATCATTCTCGGCGGCATCTATGGCGGCGTCTTCACGCCGACGGAAGCGGCCGCCGTCGCCGCCGTCTATGCTTTCCTGGTGTCGATCTACATCTATCGCGACATGGGGCCGCTCAAGGGGATGCGCTGGATCGAGGAAACCGACAGCCGGCGTACGAGAACCGGTTTTTTGGCCTCGGTCTATGGCGTCTCCTTCCTGCTGGTGTTCCTGATCCTCGCCTTCTTCGCCACCGATGGCATAGAGGCCGCATGGGCCAGCCTGACATCAAGGGTCATCGCCGGCGTCGTTCTCGCCATCGGCGTCGTCATTGCCTATACGCTCTGGCGCGGGGAGAATGCGCGGGCGAGCCAGGTGCCGGCCTATCTCTTGGCCGGCGTGCCGATCTGGTATCGCAACCTGAAGGCCAATATCCTCAGGACGCCGTTCTGCCTGTCCCATCCCGATACCCGCCAGACGACAGTAAGCGCCGCCAAGACCACGGTGATGCTGATGTTCATCATCGTCAATGCGCTGCTCTTTGCCCATGTGCTGACGGCGGAACGCATTCCGCAGGCGATCACCTCGGTCATGATCGACGCCGGCTTCAACTGGTTCACCTTCCTGATCGCGGTCAATGTGCTGCTCCTGATCGGCGGCCAGTTCATGGAGCCGTCCGGCCTTCTGCTGATCGTCGCGCCGGTGGTGTTCCCGATCGCAATGGAACTCGGCGTCGACCCCATCCATCTCGGCATCATCATGGTGGTCAACATGGAGATCGGCATGATCACCCCGCCGATCGGGCTCAATCTGTTCGTCACATCGGGGATCACGGGCATGAGTCTGATCAAGGTGGTGAAGGCCGCAGCGCCCTTCGTGGCGGTGCTGTTCGTGTTCCTCATCCTGGTCACCTACGTGCCGTCGATTTCAACGGCACTGCCCTACTGGCTGATGGGGCCGGAAATCGTGACGCGGTAA
- a CDS encoding sigma-54-dependent transcriptional regulator, with protein sequence MAMQTATPLVYLVDDDDDLRHALAQGLELEGVNVAVHDSAAPALERITHEAYAVLVTDIRMPGMDGMALLKSALSIDPTFPVILITGHGDVQMAVDAMRAGAYDFIEKPFQASRLYTVIDRALEKRRLVLENRTLRSELDGHDALSLRLVGRTEGIVRLREQIAMLADTDVDVLVRGETGAGKEVVARALHETGARAKGNFVAINCAAVPADMIEAELFGHEAGAFTGASKQRIGKLEHADGGTVFLDEIESMPLDLQAKILRAIETRTVERLGSNKQIALDIRIVAASKSDLKLESDAGRFRADLYYRLNVVTLDIPSLKERRDDIPLLFFFLARDARARFRREIPEISPLLQAELMAHDWPGNVRELRNYADRFVLGLWRGFDNSEPNEAAITPSAGLPLADQMRAFERQVIASELARHDGALKPTYEALQISRKGLYEKMKRLRIDYVDDAE encoded by the coding sequence ATGGCAATGCAGACGGCAACACCGCTCGTTTATCTGGTCGATGATGATGACGATCTGCGCCACGCGCTGGCGCAGGGGCTGGAGCTCGAGGGCGTCAATGTGGCCGTGCATGACAGTGCCGCACCCGCGCTGGAGCGCATTACCCATGAGGCCTATGCCGTGCTCGTTACCGATATCCGCATGCCGGGCATGGACGGCATGGCGCTCCTGAAATCGGCGCTTTCGATCGATCCAACCTTTCCGGTAATCCTGATCACCGGGCATGGCGACGTGCAGATGGCCGTCGACGCGATGCGCGCCGGCGCTTATGATTTCATCGAGAAGCCATTCCAGGCCTCACGCCTCTACACCGTCATCGACCGCGCGCTTGAGAAGCGGCGCCTTGTGCTTGAAAACCGCACGCTGCGCTCGGAGCTTGACGGTCATGACGCGCTGTCGCTCCGGCTGGTGGGGCGGACGGAGGGGATCGTCAGGCTGCGCGAGCAGATCGCCATGCTTGCCGACACCGATGTCGATGTGCTGGTGCGCGGCGAAACCGGCGCCGGCAAGGAAGTCGTCGCCCGCGCACTGCACGAAACCGGCGCGAGAGCGAAAGGCAATTTCGTTGCGATCAACTGCGCGGCCGTGCCGGCCGATATGATCGAGGCAGAGCTTTTCGGCCATGAGGCGGGCGCTTTCACCGGCGCGAGCAAACAACGGATCGGCAAGCTCGAACATGCCGATGGCGGCACCGTGTTTCTCGATGAGATCGAGTCCATGCCGCTCGACCTTCAGGCCAAGATCCTGCGCGCCATCGAAACCCGGACCGTCGAGCGGCTCGGCTCCAACAAGCAGATCGCGCTCGATATCCGGATCGTCGCGGCGTCGAAATCGGACCTCAAGCTTGAAAGCGATGCCGGGCGTTTCCGGGCCGATCTCTACTATCGGCTGAACGTCGTCACCCTCGATATTCCGTCGCTTAAGGAACGCAGGGACGATATCCCTCTGCTGTTCTTTTTCCTGGCTCGGGATGCGCGGGCGCGGTTTCGCCGGGAGATACCGGAGATTTCACCGCTTCTGCAGGCCGAACTGATGGCGCATGACTGGCCCGGCAATGTCCGCGAACTGAGAAACTATGCCGACCGTTTCGTGCTTGGCCTCTGGCGCGGGTTCGACAATAGCGAACCGAACGAAGCCGCCATCACACCCTCGGCAGGCCTGCCGCTTGCCGACCAGATGCGGGCTTTCGAGCGACAGGTGATCGCCAGCGAGCTTGCTCGCCACGACGGCGCGCTAAAGCCCACCTATGAGGCGCTGCAAATCTCCCGGAAGGGGCTCTATGAGAAGATGAAGCGGCTCAGGATAGACTATGTCGACGATGCCGAGTGA
- a CDS encoding potassium transporter Kup has translation MTTGQDEKKQPAGLAALSVSALGIVYGDIGTSPLYAFRTALGKATPDETSVLGILSMIVWSLVIVVSLKYLLLVMRADNNGEGGVLALLALLQPWRGASRRGKGALLVVGLFGAALLYGDGMITPAISVLSAIEGVETVEPTIAGYIVPITILILLGLFAVQWRGTARVAVFFGPIMLVWFLTIALLGLAQIIHHPVVLKALSPVHAVEFGLARPGMTAVVMGAVFLAVTGCEALYADMGHFGRPPIRLAWFACVFPCLVLNYFGQGALVLSDSAHAGEPFYGLAPGFLRIPLVLLATVATIIASQAVISGAFSLTRQAVQLGQFPRVEIRQTSAEETGQIYVPSINLFLAISTVALVLAFRSSENLAAAYGIAVSTTMVITTILLYFVMVYRWKWKARFVLPLIICLALIDLTFLVSNSLKIMEGGWLPLAVGGGVFIVMRTWAAGRGRLITYLNRKGQFLDAFLEELRHKDVPRVPGTAVFLTASLPHVPPALLHQFWHLPVLHERIILLHVESEEVPKVNARQRLEVRDLGQNFSVVHVHYGFMQSPNIPVALRLLGETDDSIDLEHVTYFVGHETIIPSQNASFLRRWQEKLFAVLNRNALRATAFYKLPPERVVELGMQIEI, from the coding sequence TTGACGACCGGGCAGGACGAAAAAAAGCAGCCGGCAGGGCTGGCAGCTTTGTCGGTTTCGGCGCTTGGCATCGTTTATGGCGATATCGGCACCAGCCCGCTCTATGCCTTCCGCACGGCGCTCGGCAAGGCGACGCCGGACGAGACCTCCGTGCTCGGCATTCTGTCGATGATCGTCTGGTCGCTGGTGATCGTCGTTTCGCTCAAATACCTGTTGCTGGTCATGCGCGCCGACAATAACGGGGAGGGCGGGGTTCTGGCGCTTCTTGCCCTTCTCCAGCCCTGGCGCGGCGCTTCGCGCAGGGGCAAGGGCGCCTTGCTGGTGGTCGGCCTGTTCGGCGCGGCCCTTCTTTATGGCGACGGCATGATCACGCCGGCGATCTCCGTGTTGAGCGCGATAGAAGGCGTCGAGACGGTCGAGCCGACGATCGCCGGCTATATCGTCCCGATCACCATCTTGATCCTGCTCGGGCTTTTTGCGGTCCAATGGCGTGGTACGGCCCGTGTCGCGGTCTTTTTCGGGCCGATCATGCTCGTCTGGTTCCTGACGATCGCTCTGCTTGGCCTTGCACAGATCATTCATCACCCGGTTGTGCTGAAGGCGCTCAGCCCGGTCCATGCGGTGGAATTCGGCCTTGCAAGACCGGGCATGACGGCTGTCGTGATGGGCGCGGTGTTTCTCGCCGTCACCGGTTGCGAGGCGCTTTATGCCGATATGGGGCATTTCGGACGCCCGCCGATCAGGCTTGCCTGGTTTGCCTGCGTCTTTCCCTGCCTCGTCCTCAATTATTTCGGGCAGGGCGCTCTGGTGCTGTCCGACAGCGCCCATGCGGGCGAGCCCTTTTATGGCCTGGCGCCCGGCTTTCTGCGCATTCCGCTGGTCCTGCTGGCAACGGTCGCGACCATCATCGCGTCCCAGGCCGTCATCTCCGGGGCCTTTTCCCTGACACGGCAGGCCGTGCAGCTCGGGCAGTTTCCCCGCGTCGAGATCCGCCAGACATCCGCGGAAGAGACCGGGCAGATCTATGTCCCCTCGATCAATCTGTTTCTGGCCATTTCCACCGTGGCGCTGGTGCTGGCCTTCCGCAGTTCGGAGAACCTGGCGGCGGCCTATGGCATCGCCGTCAGCACGACCATGGTGATTACTACCATTCTGCTCTACTTCGTGATGGTTTACCGGTGGAAGTGGAAAGCCCGCTTCGTCCTGCCGCTCATAATCTGTCTTGCCCTGATCGACCTGACCTTCCTGGTGTCCAACAGCCTGAAGATCATGGAGGGCGGCTGGCTACCGCTGGCGGTCGGGGGAGGGGTCTTCATTGTCATGCGCACCTGGGCGGCCGGTCGAGGCCGCCTCATCACCTATCTGAACCGGAAGGGGCAATTTCTGGATGCGTTTCTGGAAGAATTGCGCCACAAGGATGTCCCGCGGGTTCCGGGAACAGCGGTTTTCCTGACGGCATCGCTGCCGCACGTGCCGCCGGCGCTCCTGCATCAGTTCTGGCATCTGCCGGTGCTGCACGAGCGGATCATTCTCCTGCATGTCGAGAGCGAGGAGGTGCCGAAGGTGAACGCCCGCCAGCGGCTTGAAGTCAGGGATCTCGGGCAGAATTTCTCGGTGGTGCATGTGCATTACGGGTTCATGCAGTCGCCGAATATTCCGGTCGCGCTCAGGCTTCTCGGCGAGACCGACGACAGCATCGATCTCGAGCATGTCACCTATTTCGTCGGGCATGAAACGATCATCCCGTCTCAGAACGCCTCCTTCCTGCGCCGTTGGCAGGAGAAGCTGTTTGCCGTGCTGAACCGCAACGCACTCAGGGCAACGGCTTTCTACAAACTGCCGCCTGAAAGGGTGGTCGAACTCGGCATGCAGATCGAAATCTGA
- the mprF gene encoding bifunctional lysylphosphatidylglycerol flippase/synthetase MprF, with protein sequence MLATFILFGLGAFAVYEALHGITISEVISRIKLTPTHSLLVAVLATAGGYAALIGYDWSALRYVGKGVPLPTLSLGSFTAYALSNSIGLAVLSGGAVRYRFYRGLGLSLADITVVSTYCAMAFGVGVTVIGFAAIAWHPAAMEHFVPLSIDTIRVAALAAFAVVTIAVAWSSIARHPIGFGRFRFVMPPPRDAALQILFSLLDIIFAAATLYILLPPAASAVVTFPTFVAVFAAAAVAAVLSHVPGGIGVFEAVILGAFATVSDQAAGIAAALLVYRIIYYLLPLLAGVLILVGVEIRERIAPLAKPTGKALSALSVLSSLTALMPTAAAGLTFLAGLFLILDGIVPIPKAILDELQPAVPVGLFEFSNVIMGVAGGILIVLANGLRARSRSAFYMAIAILGLAVISLLLQRLDFDLAFALAFLAAVLWVSRDRFDRRTPLSAGQHSMTSLALWAGFAICVVLFFLFAHQDAEYSHARWWQFAFDANMPRALRTAGVSVSVSLIALLFLALRPGAGATPSDFETDIDLVRSVISRQDDPDANFALSGDKLFLFSDDKEAFVMYGRHGRSFVALGRPVGQKDATAELIDAFVSEAKRANCRPAFYQIAADDLATFVDAGFIPSKLGEEAVVDLGTFALEGPERRKLRQAYNRATRDGLRMEIAAPPHSAALIAELKSVSDEWLGEKHVREKRFSLGRFDEDYLQNFRLALVRTESRIVAFANIFETSTRKVGTIDLMRHASSAPSGTMDFLFVALMLALRQEGFRQFSLGMAPLTGLESSRHPRIWDHVAGSVSRLGGHFYNFAGLRDYKDKFAPEWRSRYLMTWGGIDPLLVANDVNALVSGGLRGAITRGAKGKEDEE encoded by the coding sequence GTGCTGGCCACGTTCATTCTGTTCGGCCTCGGCGCATTCGCCGTCTATGAGGCACTGCACGGGATCACGATTTCCGAGGTCATCAGCCGAATAAAACTGACGCCGACACATTCATTGCTTGTTGCGGTGCTGGCCACCGCCGGCGGATATGCGGCGCTGATCGGTTATGACTGGTCGGCGCTACGCTATGTCGGCAAAGGGGTTCCCCTGCCAACCTTGTCACTGGGCTCCTTTACCGCCTATGCGCTGAGCAATTCGATCGGGCTTGCCGTCCTGTCCGGAGGCGCCGTCCGGTATCGGTTCTATCGCGGTCTTGGCCTCTCCCTAGCCGATATCACCGTGGTCTCCACCTATTGCGCCATGGCCTTCGGCGTCGGCGTCACCGTGATCGGGTTTGCGGCGATCGCCTGGCATCCGGCGGCCATGGAGCACTTCGTTCCGCTTTCTATCGATACGATCAGGGTTGCGGCGCTTGCCGCCTTCGCCGTGGTGACGATCGCTGTTGCCTGGAGTTCGATCGCCCGGCATCCGATCGGGTTTGGCCGTTTCAGATTTGTCATGCCGCCGCCCCGCGATGCGGCGCTTCAGATTCTGTTCTCGCTCCTCGACATCATCTTCGCGGCGGCAACGCTCTATATTCTGCTGCCGCCCGCCGCATCGGCGGTCGTGACATTTCCGACCTTCGTTGCGGTTTTTGCGGCGGCTGCCGTCGCGGCGGTGCTCAGCCACGTTCCGGGCGGCATCGGCGTTTTCGAGGCCGTCATCCTCGGGGCATTCGCAACGGTGTCGGACCAGGCGGCCGGCATCGCCGCGGCGCTGCTCGTCTACCGGATCATCTACTACCTTCTGCCGCTTCTGGCCGGCGTCCTCATCCTTGTCGGCGTGGAGATCCGCGAAAGAATAGCGCCTCTTGCCAAGCCGACGGGAAAGGCGCTCAGCGCGCTTTCTGTGCTTTCTTCCCTGACCGCCCTGATGCCGACCGCCGCCGCCGGCCTGACCTTCCTCGCAGGGCTCTTCCTCATTCTGGATGGCATCGTGCCGATCCCGAAGGCCATTCTTGATGAGTTGCAGCCGGCGGTTCCGGTCGGCCTCTTCGAGTTTTCCAACGTGATCATGGGTGTTGCCGGCGGCATTCTCATCGTGCTTGCCAATGGTTTGCGCGCGCGTTCCCGCAGCGCCTTCTACATGGCGATTGCCATTCTCGGCCTCGCTGTCATTTCCCTGCTGCTTCAGCGGCTCGATTTCGATCTGGCTTTCGCGCTTGCCTTTCTGGCGGCAGTGCTTTGGGTCTCACGGGATCGTTTCGATCGCAGGACGCCGCTTTCAGCCGGCCAGCACTCCATGACATCGCTTGCGCTTTGGGCCGGTTTTGCCATTTGCGTTGTCCTGTTTTTCCTGTTCGCCCACCAGGATGCCGAATATTCCCATGCCCGCTGGTGGCAGTTCGCATTCGACGCAAACATGCCGCGGGCCCTGCGCACGGCCGGCGTCAGCGTTTCCGTGTCGCTGATTGCCCTTCTGTTTCTGGCGCTGAGACCCGGGGCAGGGGCAACGCCGTCTGACTTTGAAACCGATATCGATCTCGTCCGCTCCGTGATTTCAAGGCAGGATGATCCCGATGCGAATTTTGCCCTTTCGGGAGACAAGCTGTTTCTGTTTTCGGACGATAAAGAGGCCTTTGTGATGTATGGCCGTCATGGCCGCAGCTTCGTGGCCCTCGGGCGTCCTGTCGGACAGAAAGACGCGACGGCGGAACTGATCGATGCCTTCGTCTCCGAAGCGAAGCGGGCCAATTGCCGGCCGGCCTTCTATCAGATCGCGGCCGACGACCTGGCAACCTTTGTCGATGCCGGTTTCATACCGAGCAAGCTCGGTGAGGAGGCTGTGGTGGATCTCGGAACCTTTGCCCTGGAGGGGCCGGAACGGCGCAAGCTCCGGCAGGCCTATAACCGCGCGACGCGCGACGGCCTGAGGATGGAGATTGCCGCGCCTCCCCATTCCGCGGCGTTGATCGCGGAACTGAAATCGGTCTCGGACGAATGGCTCGGCGAGAAACATGTGCGGGAAAAGCGGTTCTCCCTTGGCCGTTTCGACGAGGACTATCTTCAGAACTTCCGGCTGGCGCTGGTGCGCACGGAGAGCCGGATCGTCGCCTTCGCCAATATCTTCGAGACCTCGACACGAAAAGTCGGGACCATCGATCTGATGCGCCACGCCTCCAGCGCGCCGTCGGGCACCATGGATTTCCTTTTTGTCGCGCTGATGCTTGCTCTCAGGCAGGAAGGCTTTCGGCAATTCTCGCTGGGAATGGCGCCGTTGACCGGACTGGAATCCTCTCGTCACCCGAGAATCTGGGATCATGTGGCGGGGTCCGTCTCCCGGCTTGGCGGCCATTTCTACAATTTCGCGGGCCTGCGCGACTACAAGGACAAGTTCGCGCCGGAGTGGCGCTCGCGCTATCTCATGACCTGGGGCGGCATCGATCCGCTGCTGGTTGCCAATGATGTGAACGCCCTCGTCAGCGGCGGGCTTCGCGGCGCGATAACGCGCGGCGCCAAAGGCAAGGAAGACGAGGAATGA
- a CDS encoding sensor histidine kinase codes for MDSWHTGSAVRSRFFRLRAGAAFVLLLLTLAGTAAAWKVATDRSRGYVQRQAAETLAVQAEVLNGVLEKYRLVPPLLARQDEVALLFSSLASEVSIQRRARSLAEEIAGLSGARDVAFFAADGKLLAAARDIFGDEPAGRAELLRAANENRLGRTTALIKGKSRVYAFGAGVRRNGQLRGVVAVYVGFDAVERTWALSADPIFVADSDGIVFLSNRQDWLLKPVSEIDAKFGTGGHTTHIDIMRDLPLMGWQLHVLGNRSRIVSAQSATIGFSLLIFLLVGVIVFFVIGRIEDRILLRRRERAAALRLERAVRDRTKELSRANRNLSHEIEERIEAERELKRVQHELIQAAKLAGVGQMAAALSHEINQPLAAIETYAGNTRKALALGRQELAAGNLDRITAMVARISELSGTLLSFSRKPETKLQRVAVQAALHEALILIRPKAERAGVAIAVDPALDGVMVEAGRIRLSQVFVNLFGNAIDALEGRADGRIAVELKSAGDEIFLHVRDNGPGIAPELAGEVFEPFFTTRTGQGSGLGLSIVYNIMQDFGGSVTLLRAEGGAVFELRLKAAKTD; via the coding sequence ATGGATAGCTGGCATACCGGCAGTGCGGTTCGGTCGCGTTTCTTCAGATTGCGCGCAGGCGCGGCCTTCGTTTTGCTTTTGCTGACACTGGCCGGGACCGCTGCCGCGTGGAAAGTGGCCACCGATCGTTCTCGCGGCTATGTCCAGCGCCAGGCCGCCGAAACGCTGGCCGTTCAGGCGGAGGTCCTCAACGGCGTGCTGGAAAAATACCGGCTCGTTCCGCCCCTTCTTGCGCGGCAGGATGAAGTCGCGCTGCTGTTTTCAAGCCTCGCCTCCGAGGTTTCCATTCAGAGAAGGGCGCGTTCGCTTGCGGAAGAAATCGCCGGCCTTTCCGGCGCGCGGGATGTGGCCTTCTTTGCCGCCGACGGCAAGCTGCTGGCTGCGGCGCGGGATATCTTCGGGGACGAGCCGGCCGGCCGCGCGGAGCTTTTAAGAGCGGCGAACGAAAACCGGCTCGGCCGCACCACAGCCCTCATCAAGGGCAAAAGCCGCGTTTATGCCTTCGGGGCGGGCGTCCGCCGGAACGGGCAGTTGCGCGGCGTGGTCGCCGTCTATGTCGGGTTCGATGCGGTGGAGCGCACCTGGGCGCTTTCTGCCGATCCGATTTTCGTGGCGGACAGCGACGGCATCGTCTTCCTCTCCAACCGCCAGGACTGGCTGCTGAAACCTGTGTCGGAGATCGATGCCAAGTTCGGCACGGGCGGTCACACCACGCATATCGATATCATGCGTGACCTGCCGCTGATGGGCTGGCAGCTTCATGTCCTGGGCAATCGCAGCCGTATTGTTTCCGCACAGTCCGCGACCATCGGCTTTTCGCTGCTGATCTTTCTGCTTGTGGGCGTGATCGTTTTTTTCGTGATCGGCCGGATCGAGGATCGTATCCTGCTGCGGCGGCGAGAACGGGCCGCGGCCCTGCGTCTCGAACGCGCCGTGCGCGACCGGACGAAGGAGCTCAGCCGGGCAAACCGCAACCTGTCGCACGAAATCGAGGAACGGATCGAGGCAGAACGGGAATTGAAACGCGTTCAGCACGAACTGATCCAGGCCGCCAAGCTCGCCGGCGTCGGCCAGATGGCGGCGGCACTCAGTCACGAGATCAACCAGCCGCTGGCCGCGATCGAGACCTATGCAGGCAATACCCGGAAAGCGCTGGCGCTGGGCAGGCAGGAGCTCGCCGCCGGCAATCTGGACCGCATCACGGCCATGGTCGCCCGCATCTCCGAGCTTTCTGGCACACTGTTGTCGTTTTCGCGCAAGCCCGAGACAAAGCTGCAGCGCGTGGCGGTGCAGGCAGCGCTGCACGAGGCGCTGATCCTGATCCGGCCGAAGGCGGAACGGGCCGGGGTCGCAATCGCTGTCGATCCGGCGCTCGATGGCGTGATGGTGGAGGCTGGGCGGATCCGGCTGTCGCAGGTGTTCGTCAACCTCTTCGGCAATGCAATCGACGCGCTCGAGGGGCGCGCGGACGGGCGCATTGCCGTGGAGCTGAAAAGCGCCGGCGACGAGATCTTTCTGCATGTCCGCGACAACGGCCCTGGCATCGCGCCGGAACTGGCGGGCGAGGTGTTCGAGCCGTTCTTCACCACCCGTACCGGACAGGGGAGCGGCCTGGGACTATCTATCGTCTATAACATCATGCAGGATTTCGGTGGCAGTGTTACGCTTTTGCGGGCCGAGGGCGGCGCGGTCTTCGAATTGCGGCTGAAGGCGGCGAAGACAGACTAG
- a CDS encoding DctP family TRAP transporter solute-binding subunit → MKTFLTAAVSAVALFAAASAVSAADPACSDDEMVIKFSHVVADQGHPKGDAARMLADRVNSELDGEACMEVFPNSTLFDDDKVLEALLLGDVQLAAPSLAKFEAYTLKYRLYDLPFLFSSLDAVEKFTTSDAGKGMLSAMEDKGYMGLGYWSSGLKQFSANKPLIMPSDAAGLKFRVQTSDVAVAMINALDASAQKLAFKEVYGALQTGVVDGQENTWSNIYTQKFFEVQDGITETNHQLLAYLLVTSTDWLDGLDPDFRDRFLKIVEEVTAAANASVAATEEENRANIIAAGSEVRVLSPEQRQAWVDVMKPVWAEFEGDIGADLIQAAVESNN, encoded by the coding sequence ATGAAGACATTTCTGACTGCCGCCGTTTCCGCCGTAGCGCTTTTTGCCGCGGCCTCCGCCGTTTCCGCCGCCGATCCGGCCTGCAGCGACGACGAGATGGTGATCAAATTCAGCCATGTGGTCGCCGATCAGGGTCACCCGAAGGGCGATGCCGCGCGCATGCTGGCCGATCGCGTCAATAGCGAGCTCGACGGCGAAGCCTGCATGGAGGTCTTCCCCAACTCGACGCTGTTCGACGACGACAAGGTGCTTGAGGCGCTGCTGCTCGGCGACGTCCAGCTGGCGGCCCCCTCGCTTGCCAAATTCGAAGCCTATACGCTGAAATACCGGCTCTACGACCTGCCCTTCCTGTTCTCCAGCCTCGATGCGGTGGAAAAGTTCACCACCAGCGATGCCGGCAAGGGCATGCTCTCGGCCATGGAAGACAAGGGCTATATGGGGCTTGGCTACTGGTCCTCGGGCCTGAAGCAGTTCTCGGCCAACAAGCCGCTGATCATGCCGAGCGATGCGGCCGGGCTGAAATTCCGGGTGCAGACTTCGGATGTGGCGGTGGCGATGATCAACGCGCTCGATGCCTCCGCCCAGAAGCTCGCCTTCAAGGAAGTTTACGGCGCGCTGCAGACCGGCGTTGTCGACGGGCAGGAAAATACCTGGTCGAACATCTATACCCAGAAATTCTTCGAGGTTCAGGACGGCATCACCGAGACCAACCACCAGCTTCTCGCCTATCTGCTGGTCACCTCGACCGACTGGCTTGACGGTCTCGATCCGGATTTCCGCGACCGCTTCCTCAAGATCGTCGAGGAAGTCACGGCTGCGGCCAACGCTTCGGTCGCGGCGACGGAAGAGGAAAACCGCGCCAACATCATCGCCGCCGGCAGCGAGGTGCGGGTGCTCTCACCCGAGCAGCGCCAGGCTTGGGTGGATGTGATGAAGCCGGTCTGGGCCGAGTTCGAAGGCGACATCGGCGCCGACCTCATCCAGGCGGCGGTCGAATCCAACAACTAG